GCGCTGGCCTGGACGGTGCTGGTCACGCTCCTGATCCTGAACATCAAGCGCACCAGCCTGGGCCGCGCCCTGGTGGCGGTGCGCGACAAGGACTTTGCCGCCGCGGTGATCGGCGTGAACATCTTCCGCTACAAGCTGCTCGCCTTCTTCGTCAGCAGCTTTCTTGGCGGCGTCACCGGCGCCATCCTGGCCTTTTGCTTCTACAAGGCGGTCACGCCCTCGCAGTTCAACTTCGACGTGACTATCCAGCTCGTGGCCATGGCGCTGGTCGGCGGGCTGGGCAGCGTCATCGGGGGCTTTCTCGGCGCGGGTTTCGTGCTGCTCGTGCCCATCGTGCTGCTCAACCTGATCGCCTGGCTCGCGGGCACCGGCTGGCTGAGCATTTCCACTTCGATGATGGCGCACATTCCGCTGATGCTCTACGGCGCCATGATCATCGGCTTTCTGCTGTTCGAGCCGCTGGGCCTTGCCAAGATTTACGACAACGCGCGCAAATACCTGCTGGTCTGGCCCTTCCGCCACACGCAAAGCTGAGGCGCGGCGCCTTGCCCCTTGTTTCGAGTTCATTCACGCCAACCACCCTAAGGAGACATACGCGATGAAACACACCGACCTGGCGCTTCGCCGCCGCACCGTGCTCGGGGCCGCTGCCGCAGCGGGCCTGGGCGCCGCCCTGCCCGTCTGGGCCCAGGGCAAGGACCCGATCCAGTTCGCCACGCTGCTGGACTTCACCCGCGTCTACACCTTCCTGACCGACGAATACAGCCAGGGCCAGCAGGACTACATCAAGCTGGTGAACCTGGAAGGCGGCGTGGACGGCCACCCGATCAAGCTCATCATCAAGGACCACGCCAGCTACCCCGAGCGCGGCATCGCCCAGTACAACGAGGCCAAGGCCGCGGGCGCGGTGTTCTTCGACTTCCTGAGCTCGCCCGTGGCCAACGCGCTGATGCCGCGTGCCGATGAAGACCACCTGCCGATGATCGCCTTCGCCCACGGCCGCGCCGACGCCGCCGACGGCCAGGCCTTCCCCTACGTATTCCCCTCTGCGGCCATCTACCGCTCGCAGGCGGCGCTGCTGCTCAAGTACATCGACGAGCAGGAAGGGGGCCTGAAGGGCAAGAAGATCGCCTTCGTGCACATCGACTCGGCCTTCGGCAAGGAGCCGATCGAGCTGCTCGAGCGCGTGGCCAAGACCAAGGGCTTCGAGCTCAAGCTCTACCCCTACCCCGTGCCCGGCACCGAGCAGGCCGCGACCTGGAGCGAGGTGCGCAAGAACCGTCCGGACAAGATCATCATCTGGGGCGCCGGCCCGGGCCAGGCGGTCTCCATCCGCGGCGCGGTGACCAACGGCATTTCGCCCAAGGACATCCACTCCGTGCTCTGGCTGTCCGAGAGCGACATGTCCGCCTTCAAGGGCAACGAAGTCGTCGGCGTCAAGCGCGTGACGCTGGTGAACACCGGCAGCGACAACCCCATCCTCAAGCGCATCGTCGAGAAGGTGATCAACCCCGGCAACGGCAGCGGCGACAAGAAGCGCGTGGGCTGGAGCGGCTACAACATCGGCGTGGCCAGCATGGCGATCGCGGTGGAGGCGGCCACGCTCGCGCTGAAGAACGGCGGCGGGCCGCTCACGGGCGAGAAGCTCAAGGCCGGCTTCGAGATGATCAAGGGCTATACCGCCGACGGCCTGATGCCGCCGCTGACCATCACCGCGCAAGACCATCAGGGCGGCGGCCAGGGGCTGATCTCCGAATGGGACGGCAAGCGCTGGGCACCCAAGTCCGACTGGGGCAGCGCCTACCAGGACGTGGTCTGGGATCTGATCAAGGAAGACCAGGCCAAGGCCAAGGAAAAGAAATGAGCCTGCTCTCCCTGAACAACGTCGAGGTCGCCTACGACCGGGTGTTTCTCGCCATCAAGGGCGTCTCGCTCGAAGTTCAGGAGGGCTCGATGGTGGCCTTGCTCGGCGCCAATGGTGCCGGCAAGTCCACCACGCTCAAGACCGTGAGCGGTCTGCTTGCGCCCGAGCGCGGCGAAGTGCGCCGCGGCGAGGTGCAGTTCATGGGCCAGGATATCCTGCACCTGTCACCGCCCGAGCGCGTGCGCATGGGCCTGGTGCACGTGATGGAAGGCCGGCGCATCTTCGAGCACCTCACGCCCGACGAGAACCTGCTGGCCGCTTACCGTGGCCACGGCGCGAAGAAGAGCTTCGACGAGCTGCGCGAGCAGGCTTACCGCTATTTCCCGCGGCTCAAGGAGCGCATCCGCAGCAAGGCCGGCTACCTCTCGGGCGGCGAGCAGCAGATGCTGGCGATCGCGCGCGCGCTGGTGACCGAGCCCAGGCTCATCATGCTCGACGAGCCCTCGCTGGGCCTGGCGCCCGTGCTGGTCAAGGAGATCTTCGCGATCATCCGCGAGATCAACCAGAACCAGGGCGTGAGCGTGCTGCTGGTCGAGCAGAACGCCACCGCCGCGCTGAACGTGGCCGACCACGCCTACCTGATAGAGAACGGCAACATCGTGATGAGCGGCGAGGCGGCCGTGCTCAAGCAGAATCCCGACATCCAGGAGTTCTACCTGGGCGGCGGCGAGCGCGTGGACTACCACAATGTCAAGCACTACCGCCGGCGCAAGCGCTGGCTGGCCTGAAGCGGCAAAGGGCCCCTGGGCCCTTTTTCGTGGCTGGGCGGGCCACTCAATTCATCACGATGCAGTCGCGCAGGCCCGCGCCGCTGGCCAGGTGGTCGAAGCCTTCGTTCACCTGGTCGAGCGTGAACGCTTCACCCAGCAGTTTGTCGACCGGCAGGCGCCCGGCGCGGTACAGGTCGATGTAGCGCGGGATGTCCACCGCCGGCACGCCCGAGCCCAGATAGCTGCCGCGGATTTCGCGCTCCTCGCCGACCAGTTGCGAGATCGGCAACGCGAAGGTGGTCTGCGGATGGGGCAGGCCCGAAGTGATGGTCATGCCGCCCCGGCGCGTGAGCGCATGCGCAGATTCAAAGGCGGCGAGTACGCCAGCGGTGTCGTAGCCGACGTCCACCGGACCCTCGGCAGCCTCCAGCAGCTGCGCCTTGTCCTTGACGGCGCGCGGATCGATTGCGCGGGTGGCGCCCAAAGACAGCGCCAGCGCACGCTTGCCCTCGTCCGGCTCGACGGCGACGACGCGCCGCGCTCCCGCCACCACCGCCGCCAGCAGCGCGCTCAGGCCCACGCCGCCCAGCCCGACGATGGCAATGCTCTGGCCGGCCTTCAGGCGCGCCCGGTTGATCACCGCGCCGGCGCCGGTCAGCACCGCGCAGCCGAACAGCGCCGCCTCACGGTGGCTCAGGCCCTCTGCCACCTTGACGCAGGAGCGGCTGGAAACCACGGCGTATTCGGCAAAGCAGGACACGCCCAGATGGTGGTGGAGCTGCCCGCCTTCGGCATGCAGGCGCCGCTCGCCGCCCAGCAACAGCCCCTGGGTGTTGGCCTGCGCGCCCGGCTCGCACAGGGCCGGGCGCCCGGACATGCAAGGCGCGCAGCCGCCGCAACTGGGCACGAAGACGGTGACCACGTGATCGCCCACGCGCAAGTCCTTCACGCCCGCTCCGACAGCGACCACCTCGCCGGAAGACTCGTGCCCCAGCGCCAGCGGCATGACGCGCGGCCGGTCGCCGTTGATGACCGAGAGGTCGGAGTGGCACAGCCCGGCCACCCGGATCTTGAGCAGCACCTCGCCGGCGCCAGGCGCGTCCAGCCGCACTTCTTCGATCTGCACCGGGCGGCTCTGTGCATAGGGTGCGGGCAGGCCCATTTGCCGCAATACCGCAGCACGCATCTTCATCTTCGGTCTCCTTTTCCTGGCAATGGCGTCGGGGCCAAGCGCGCGGGCTGCTGCGCGAACATCTTCAAGGCACTACAGTTGCCGACGAGTATGCGCGCTCGCGTGCGCATGCGGCAGACACCGACAGGACACTTCACGTACGTGCAGGAGACGCAAACATGGACACACGCAGCTCACCCCTGGCCGAACTGGCCGACCCCAGCCTCCTCCTGACCGACAGCCTGATCAATGGCCGCTGGGTCAAAGGCCGCCAGCGCTTTGAGGTGCTCGATCCGGCCACTGGCTACAAGCTCGCCGAGGTGGCAGACCTGGGCGCCAGGGAGACGCGTGCGGCCATCGATGCGGCCAATGCCGCCTGGCTCCCCTGGCGCAGCAAGAGCGCGCCCGAGCGCTGTGCCATCCTCATGCGCTGGCATGCGCTGTTGATTGAGCACCAGGAAGACCTGGCACGCCTGATGACGGCCGAGCAGGGCAAGCCCCTGGCAGAGGCGCGCGGCGAGGTCGCCTATGGCGCCAGCTTCGTGCAGTGGTTTGCCGAGGAGGCCAAGCGCGTGAGTGGCCAGACGCTGGCTACCTACGATGCCAACAAGCGCTATCTGGTGCTCAAGCAGCCCATAGGGGTGTGCGCGGCGATCACGCCGTGGAATTTCCCGCTGGCGATGATCACGCGCAAGGTGGCGCCGGCGCTGGCTGCCGGCTGCACCGTGGTGATCAAGCCGGCCGAGCTCACGCCGCTCACGGCGCTGGCGGCGGCCGAGCTGGCCCAGCGCGCGGGCTTTCCCCCGGGGGTGATCAATGTGGTGACGGGCACGGATGCGCCGGCCATTGGCCAAGCGCTGTGCGAGAGCACCGTGGTGCGCCATCTGTCGTTTACGGGGTCTACCGAGGTCGGGCGCATCTTGATGGCGCAGTGCGCGCCCACGGTCAAGAAGCTGTCGCTGGAGCTGGGGGGCAATGCGCCTTTCATCGTGTTCGATGATGCCGATCTGGATTCGGCGGTAGAGGGGGCGCTGGCAAGCAAGTACCGCAATGCGGGTCAGACTTGCGTGTGTGCCAATCGGCTGTATGTGCAAGACGGTGTCTATGAGGTGTTTGTCAGGAAGCTGGCGGCGCGCGTGAAGGCGATGAAGGTGGGCAATGGCTTTGAGGAGGGGGTGAGTGTGGGGCCCTTGATCGAGCCGGCGGCGCTGGCCAAGGTGGACAAGCATGTGAAGGACGCGCTCAAGAAGGGCGCGCGCATTGTCACGGGGGGCAAGCGCCTGAAGGGGCAGTTTTTTGAGCCGACGGTGCTTGCCGATGCGTCGGACAAGATGCTGGTGGCGCGCGAGGAGACGTTCGGGCCGCTGGCGCCGGTGTTTCGCTTTCACACGGAGCAGGAGGCGATTGCCGCGGCCAATGCCACGGAGTTTGGCCTGGCGAGTTATTTCTACGCGCGCGACGTGGGGCGCATCACGCGCGTGAGCGAGCAGCTGGAGTACGGCATGGTCGGCGTCAACACGGGACTGATCTCCACGGAGCATGTGCCCTTTGGCGGCATCAAGCAGTCGGGCCTGGGGCGCGAGGGTTCGGTGCACGGCATGGAGGAGTATCTGGAGATGAAATACCTGTGCATTGCCGACGTGAGCCGCTAGCGCCTGCGCGCAGGCAGCGCCAGCCGGCGGCGGGCCCCGAGGCT
The DNA window shown above is from Comamonas sp. NLF-1-9 and carries:
- a CDS encoding ABC transporter substrate-binding protein, producing the protein MKHTDLALRRRTVLGAAAAAGLGAALPVWAQGKDPIQFATLLDFTRVYTFLTDEYSQGQQDYIKLVNLEGGVDGHPIKLIIKDHASYPERGIAQYNEAKAAGAVFFDFLSSPVANALMPRADEDHLPMIAFAHGRADAADGQAFPYVFPSAAIYRSQAALLLKYIDEQEGGLKGKKIAFVHIDSAFGKEPIELLERVAKTKGFELKLYPYPVPGTEQAATWSEVRKNRPDKIIIWGAGPGQAVSIRGAVTNGISPKDIHSVLWLSESDMSAFKGNEVVGVKRVTLVNTGSDNPILKRIVEKVINPGNGSGDKKRVGWSGYNIGVASMAIAVEAATLALKNGGGPLTGEKLKAGFEMIKGYTADGLMPPLTITAQDHQGGGQGLISEWDGKRWAPKSDWGSAYQDVVWDLIKEDQAKAKEKK
- a CDS encoding ABC transporter ATP-binding protein, giving the protein MSLLSLNNVEVAYDRVFLAIKGVSLEVQEGSMVALLGANGAGKSTTLKTVSGLLAPERGEVRRGEVQFMGQDILHLSPPERVRMGLVHVMEGRRIFEHLTPDENLLAAYRGHGAKKSFDELREQAYRYFPRLKERIRSKAGYLSGGEQQMLAIARALVTEPRLIMLDEPSLGLAPVLVKEIFAIIREINQNQGVSVLLVEQNATAALNVADHAYLIENGNIVMSGEAAVLKQNPDIQEFYLGGGERVDYHNVKHYRRRKRWLA
- a CDS encoding zinc-dependent alcohol dehydrogenase family protein — protein: MKMRAAVLRQMGLPAPYAQSRPVQIEEVRLDAPGAGEVLLKIRVAGLCHSDLSVINGDRPRVMPLALGHESSGEVVAVGAGVKDLRVGDHVVTVFVPSCGGCAPCMSGRPALCEPGAQANTQGLLLGGERRLHAEGGQLHHHLGVSCFAEYAVVSSRSCVKVAEGLSHREAALFGCAVLTGAGAVINRARLKAGQSIAIVGLGGVGLSALLAAVVAGARRVVAVEPDEGKRALALSLGATRAIDPRAVKDKAQLLEAAEGPVDVGYDTAGVLAAFESAHALTRRGGMTITSGLPHPQTTFALPISQLVGEEREIRGSYLGSGVPAVDIPRYIDLYRAGRLPVDKLLGEAFTLDQVNEGFDHLASGAGLRDCIVMN
- a CDS encoding NAD-dependent succinate-semialdehyde dehydrogenase, with the protein product MDTRSSPLAELADPSLLLTDSLINGRWVKGRQRFEVLDPATGYKLAEVADLGARETRAAIDAANAAWLPWRSKSAPERCAILMRWHALLIEHQEDLARLMTAEQGKPLAEARGEVAYGASFVQWFAEEAKRVSGQTLATYDANKRYLVLKQPIGVCAAITPWNFPLAMITRKVAPALAAGCTVVIKPAELTPLTALAAAELAQRAGFPPGVINVVTGTDAPAIGQALCESTVVRHLSFTGSTEVGRILMAQCAPTVKKLSLELGGNAPFIVFDDADLDSAVEGALASKYRNAGQTCVCANRLYVQDGVYEVFVRKLAARVKAMKVGNGFEEGVSVGPLIEPAALAKVDKHVKDALKKGARIVTGGKRLKGQFFEPTVLADASDKMLVAREETFGPLAPVFRFHTEQEAIAAANATEFGLASYFYARDVGRITRVSEQLEYGMVGVNTGLISTEHVPFGGIKQSGLGREGSVHGMEEYLEMKYLCIADVSR